From a single Brienomyrus brachyistius isolate T26 unplaced genomic scaffold, BBRACH_0.4 scaffold154, whole genome shotgun sequence genomic region:
- the fjx1 gene encoding four-jointed box protein 1 gives MRAFAANLLALLFLCTCASVLYIWTGLEDGTGRYRRGARTHGAASAPAGSPPDRSLKTFRALLAVPPVLGILNHSIVEERTDTSGKRKSNLDLNKGTAIATPLNPKLEELVEDGVFWSERLEALLPQAFSGEHARTWIETARVSEVVSLEPGCGRTSNRLATFSDGSRACVRYGINEDQVQGETLSYYLASLLGMTSLPPITLSQLSPDSPQWAAVTESIGDLQWSWKAVVSLTEWVSNLTGVVTPAPLRHDGKGLHPVREQLANKTLGELLELVQWTDLIVFDYLTANFDRLVSNLFSLQWDPRVMERDTSNLQRTPGGALVLIDNEAGLVHGYRVLQMWERYHDELLGSVCLFRKRTAHRVLQLHRLRDAAVRLRELYRLREPLAPELGFLSEEHATILQTRMDRLHRHILHCKERYSRL, from the coding sequence ATGAGGGCGTTTGCGGCCAACCTGCTCGCCCTGCTTTTTCTGTGCACTTGTGCCTCCGTCCTCTACATCTGGACCGGACTCGAGGACGGGACGGGGCGCTACAGACGGGGTGCCCGGACGCATGGGGCAGCTTCGGCTCCGGCCGGCTCGCCTCCGGATCGCTCGCTCAAAACTTTCCGTGCACTCCTGGCTGTGCCTCCGGTACTGGGCATCCTCAACCATAGTATCGTCGAGGAGCGGACCGACACCTCCGGGAAAAGAAAGTCCAACCTGGATTTAAATAAAGGGACGGCCATCGCGACACCGCTGAATCCCAAGCTGGAGGAGCTTGTGGAGGACGGGGTGTTTTGGAGCGAGCGGCTGGAGGCTCTGTTGCCGCAGGCTTTCAGCGGAGAGCATGCCCGGACTTGGATCGAGACAGCCCGGGTCAGCGAGGTGGTTTCACTGgagcctggctgtggcaggacATCAAACCGGCTGGCCACCTTCTCGGACGGCTCCCGGGCTTGCGTGCGGTACGGGATAAACGAGGATCAGGTGCAAGGAGAGACCCTGTCTTATTACCTCGCCAGCTTGCTGGGCATGACGAGCCTGCCGCCCATCACCCTCTCCCAGCTCAGCCCCGACAGCCCGCAGTGGGCGGCGGTGACGGAGAGCATCGGCGACTTGCAGTGGTCCTGGAAAGCGGTTGTTTCGCTCACCGAGTGGGTCTCTAACCTGACGGGGGTCGTCACTCCCGCGCCTCTCCGGCATGACGGCAAGGGTTTGCACCCCGtccgggagcagctggctaacaAGACGCTGGGGGAGCTGCTGGAGCTGGTGCAATGGACCGATCTCATAGTCTTCGACTATCTTACGGCTAACTTCGACAGGCTGGTGAGCAACCTGTTCAGCCTGCAGTGGGACCCGCGGGTTATGGAGCGGGACACCAGCAACCTGCAGAGGACGCCGGGCGGCGCCCTGGTGCTCATCGACAACGAGGCCGGACTGGTGCACGGCTACCGGGTGCTCCAGATGTGGGAGAGGTACCACGACGAGCTGCTGGGCTCCGTGTGCCTGTTCAGGAAGCGCACGGCGCACCGCGTCCTGCAGCTACACCGTCTCCGGGACGCAGCCGTCCGTCTGCGGGAGCTCTACCGGCTCCGTGAGCCCCTGGCCCCCGAGTTGGGCTTCCTCTCCGAAGAGCATGCGACCATCCTGCAAACAAGGATGGACCGATTGCATAGACACATATTACACTGCAAGGAGCGGTATAGTCGATTATGA